One segment of Leeia aquatica DNA contains the following:
- a CDS encoding DUF2325 domain-containing protein, whose product MNAMIIGADTLGNIPQLLLDHGIQISRHITGRNASHQRKLPGLPKDTQLLILFTDFLGHNVMRHFRALAQENGVPVMACRRSVCAIKETLVQCGIGQPCQGCPKQSGKRNH is encoded by the coding sequence ATGAACGCCATGATCATCGGTGCCGATACCCTGGGTAACATTCCGCAGCTGCTGCTGGACCATGGCATCCAGATTTCACGTCACATCACGGGTCGCAATGCATCGCACCAGCGCAAGCTGCCGGGCTTGCCCAAAGATACCCAGTTGCTGATCCTGTTCACGGATTTCCTGGGTCACAATGTGATGCGCCATTTCCGGGCTCTGGCGCAAGAGAATGGGGTGCCGGTGATGGCGTGCCGACGCTCTGTCTGTGCCATCAAGGAAACGCTGGTGCAGTGTGGCATCGGCCAGCCGTGCCAAGGTTGCCCCAAGCAGTCTGGCAAACGCAACCATTGA
- a CDS encoding hypoxanthine-guanine phosphoribosyltransferase → MSNAHIEAQRVLDEADCLHDHAEVEAALARMASQITSRLADQDPLLFCVMNGGLIVTGQLLPRLTFPLQCEYLHATRYGKETSGGRLAWVVKPTEPVKGRTVLVVDDILDEGHTLAEIVRYCREEGAAEVLVAVLVDKLHDRKAPGIKADFIGLEVADRFLFGFGMDYKGYWRNAPGIYAVKGL, encoded by the coding sequence ATGTCGAACGCCCATATTGAAGCCCAGCGCGTACTGGATGAAGCTGATTGCCTGCATGACCACGCCGAGGTCGAGGCAGCACTGGCCCGCATGGCCAGCCAGATTACCAGCCGGCTGGCAGATCAAGACCCTTTGCTGTTCTGTGTGATGAATGGCGGGCTGATCGTTACGGGTCAATTGTTGCCGCGTTTGACCTTTCCCCTGCAGTGCGAGTACCTGCATGCCACCCGCTATGGCAAAGAAACTTCGGGTGGGCGTCTGGCCTGGGTGGTGAAGCCGACGGAGCCGGTCAAAGGCCGTACCGTTCTGGTGGTGGATGATATTCTGGATGAAGGGCATACCCTGGCAGAAATCGTGCGTTACTGTCGGGAAGAAGGTGCAGCCGAGGTGCTGGTGGCCGTGCTGGTGGACAAGCTGCATGATCGCAAGGCACCGGGCATCAAGGCTGATTTCATTGGGCTGGAAGTGGCCGACCGCTTTCTGTTCGGTTTTGGCATGGATTACAAAGGCTACTGGCGTAACGCACCAGGTATCTATGCGGTGAAAGGGCTGTAA
- a CDS encoding BMP family ABC transporter substrate-binding protein translates to MVISRRTVLKQLTAALVVSGVIGVAHAAEPFKVGFVYVGPVGDAGWTYAHDQGRQAVEKMFPGKVKTTFVESVPEGADAERVIRKLAQDGNKVIFTTSFGYMNPTLKVAKQFPNTVFLHATGFKSDKNVGTYDVRTYEGAYLAGYVAGLTSKTSKLGVVASVPIPEVVRNIDAFTLGARANNPKATVKVIWINSWYDPAKERQAAETLIAQGVDTLMQNTDSAAVVQTAQEKKVKAFGWDSDMTKFGADAHLAASQINWGVYYTKAVKAAMDGNWKNEPIWWGLKEGMIDLGALNKSLPDDVKKKVAARRADIISGKAPIFAGPIKDNTGAVKVAAGKTMSDGDMHGITWYVEGVEGTVPK, encoded by the coding sequence GTGGTTATTTCGCGCAGAACCGTACTCAAACAGCTGACTGCCGCCCTCGTGGTGAGTGGGGTCATTGGCGTGGCACATGCTGCCGAGCCCTTCAAGGTGGGCTTCGTCTATGTAGGCCCGGTGGGCGATGCTGGCTGGACCTACGCCCATGATCAAGGCCGTCAGGCCGTCGAAAAGATGTTCCCAGGCAAGGTAAAAACCACGTTTGTGGAAAGCGTACCGGAAGGGGCGGATGCCGAACGGGTGATCCGCAAGCTGGCGCAAGATGGCAACAAGGTGATCTTTACCACCTCCTTTGGCTATATGAACCCGACGCTGAAGGTGGCCAAGCAGTTCCCGAACACCGTGTTCCTGCACGCCACCGGCTTCAAGAGTGACAAGAACGTCGGCACCTACGATGTCCGCACCTATGAAGGTGCCTATCTTGCCGGTTATGTGGCGGGCCTGACCAGCAAGACCAGCAAGCTGGGCGTGGTGGCCTCGGTACCGATTCCGGAAGTGGTACGCAATATTGACGCCTTCACCCTGGGTGCTCGCGCCAACAACCCGAAAGCCACCGTCAAGGTGATCTGGATCAACAGCTGGTACGACCCGGCCAAGGAACGCCAGGCGGCTGAAACCCTGATCGCCCAAGGTGTGGATACCCTGATGCAGAACACCGATTCCGCTGCCGTGGTACAAACCGCGCAGGAGAAGAAGGTGAAAGCCTTCGGTTGGGATTCCGACATGACCAAGTTCGGTGCTGATGCCCACCTGGCTGCCAGCCAGATCAATTGGGGGGTGTACTACACCAAGGCCGTCAAGGCTGCGATGGATGGCAACTGGAAGAACGAACCGATCTGGTGGGGCCTGAAGGAAGGCATGATCGATCTGGGCGCACTGAACAAGAGCCTGCCGGACGATGTGAAGAAGAAGGTGGCCGCTCGCCGTGCCGACATCATCTCCGGCAAAGCCCCGATCTTCGCCGGTCCGATCAAGGACAACACCGGTGCCGTGAAAGTGGCCGCAGGCAAAACCATGTCTGATGGCGACATGCATGGCATTACCTGGTATGTGGAAGGCGTGGAAGGCACAGTGCCGAAGTAA